From one Acidobacteriota bacterium genomic stretch:
- a CDS encoding ATP-dependent RecD-like DNA helicase produces MSDEKPGFKKETIEGTIEKILFSNDENGWCAVRLQSEDAVSVTATGPLLGVRHGDNLRLSGRWVNHAKYGDQFEVESYVHVAPSTLEGLRQFLGSGKIRGLGPARSARVVEAFGLDTLEVLDNQPERLLEVNGIGPSTLEQVCDSWDQHRGIQQIMIFLTGHGVSPGIAVKAFKRYGPGAIEVVRSNPYRLAEEVFGVGFLTADRIARQLGIPSDARERLEAGILHTLVEAVGQGHCFLPEDVLLKTAATLLETNVEALPPALAGLIAREQASVRPRGDDPSAIYLPRLEKSEAAVALNLAETLETLAATEPIILNTAIAWYQGRLNIRLGYQQREALTAALTRKLVVITGGPGTGKTTLIRGVVEILARKEQKVVLAAPTGRAAKRLSEATGIPASTIHRLLEFNPITGTFTRTRQRPIEADCLVIDEASMLDVELAAMLLEAIPPATRVVFVGDADQLPSVGPGNVLADLIDSNCVPVIRLDEIYRQAERSLIVENAHRINAGQMPILDDDPASSDFFFVARDEPTAASELAMEFVTQRIPDRFDLDPIDDIQVLSPMHRGELGVTYLNERLQQELTPPGPELVVGWRRFRVGDKVMQTRNNYELDVFNGDLGRVTGIELENRELIVDFDGRMVIIPTDALEDIVPAYACTIHKSQGSEYPAVVIVLHHQHHVMLQRNLLYTAISRGRRLVVIVGSKRALSRAVYNASVRARNTMLAERLRQVVASSTS; encoded by the coding sequence AAAGAAACCATCGAGGGAACGATCGAGAAGATCCTCTTCAGCAACGATGAGAACGGCTGGTGTGCCGTTCGTCTCCAGTCCGAGGATGCGGTCTCGGTGACGGCCACAGGGCCGCTCCTGGGCGTGCGACATGGTGACAACCTCCGGCTCAGCGGCCGCTGGGTCAATCACGCCAAATACGGAGATCAGTTCGAAGTCGAATCTTACGTACACGTCGCACCATCGACGCTCGAGGGCCTTCGCCAGTTTCTCGGCTCCGGCAAAATCCGTGGCCTCGGCCCGGCACGCTCCGCTCGGGTCGTCGAGGCTTTCGGGCTCGACACCCTGGAGGTCCTCGACAACCAACCGGAACGCCTCCTGGAGGTCAACGGCATCGGACCCTCGACTCTGGAACAGGTATGTGATTCCTGGGACCAACACCGCGGGATTCAACAGATCATGATCTTCCTCACGGGCCATGGTGTGTCGCCTGGAATTGCGGTAAAGGCCTTCAAGCGCTACGGTCCGGGCGCTATCGAGGTCGTTCGCTCAAATCCGTACCGCTTGGCGGAAGAAGTTTTTGGAGTCGGGTTTCTCACTGCCGATCGAATCGCTCGACAGCTCGGAATACCATCCGATGCGAGAGAGCGTCTCGAGGCCGGTATCCTCCACACTCTGGTCGAGGCGGTCGGCCAGGGCCATTGCTTCCTACCCGAAGACGTCCTGCTGAAGACTGCGGCGACGCTTCTCGAAACCAACGTCGAAGCGCTGCCGCCGGCACTGGCCGGCCTGATAGCTCGGGAACAAGCATCGGTGCGCCCCCGGGGCGACGATCCATCAGCCATTTACCTCCCGCGGTTGGAGAAGTCCGAGGCAGCGGTGGCTCTCAATCTCGCCGAGACACTCGAGACGCTCGCCGCCACTGAACCCATCATCCTCAACACCGCAATCGCCTGGTACCAAGGCCGCCTCAATATCCGTCTCGGCTACCAGCAGCGTGAGGCGCTGACAGCTGCGTTGACTCGGAAGCTGGTCGTGATCACCGGCGGGCCGGGCACGGGAAAGACGACCCTCATCCGCGGGGTTGTTGAAATTCTCGCCCGCAAGGAGCAAAAGGTGGTCCTGGCCGCGCCAACCGGGCGGGCCGCAAAGCGGCTCTCCGAAGCGACCGGAATCCCGGCCAGCACGATCCACAGGTTGCTCGAATTCAATCCCATCACCGGAACATTCACCCGCACCCGGCAGCGGCCGATCGAGGCTGACTGTCTGGTGATCGACGAGGCTTCGATGCTCGACGTCGAGCTGGCGGCGATGCTGCTCGAGGCAATTCCACCGGCAACGCGGGTGGTTTTCGTGGGCGACGCCGATCAGTTGCCGTCGGTCGGCCCTGGCAACGTCCTCGCGGATCTGATCGACTCGAATTGCGTCCCGGTCATTCGTCTCGATGAGATTTACCGGCAGGCCGAACGCAGCCTGATCGTCGAGAACGCACACCGAATCAATGCAGGCCAGATGCCGATTCTCGACGACGATCCTGCATCGAGTGATTTCTTCTTCGTCGCCCGCGATGAGCCGACAGCCGCGTCGGAGTTGGCCATGGAGTTCGTGACGCAACGCATCCCCGATCGTTTCGACCTCGATCCGATCGACGACATCCAGGTTCTCTCCCCGATGCATCGCGGGGAGCTCGGTGTGACCTATCTCAACGAAAGGCTGCAGCAGGAGCTCACTCCCCCTGGACCGGAGCTGGTTGTGGGCTGGCGCCGTTTCCGGGTCGGCGACAAGGTCATGCAGACCCGCAACAATTATGAGCTCGACGTGTTCAACGGCGATCTCGGCCGGGTCACGGGAATCGAACTCGAAAACAGGGAACTGATCGTCGATTTTGATGGCCGCATGGTGATCATTCCTACCGACGCCCTTGAAGATATCGTTCCCGCGTACGCCTGCACGATTCACAAGTCCCAGGGCAGCGAGTATCCCGCGGTCGTCATCGTGTTGCACCACCAGCACCACGTCATGCTGCAACGCAATCTCCTCTATACCGCCATCAGTCGTGGTCGGCGACTGGTGGTCATCGTCGGCTCGAAACGTGCCCTTTCGCGAGCCGTTTACAACGCCTCGGTGCGTGCCAGAAACACCATGCTCGCCGAACGGCTCCGACAGGTCGTCGCGTCATCGACGTCGTGA
- a CDS encoding tetratricopeptide repeat protein — protein MYRAIRLAAAIALMVAPACGRPQPADQVLPAQDTDVPRILIMPFANLGGPDDTYLAAGLSNEIADRLASVSGLGFVSRHRTGSDGDALRATDEIGRNLGVDFLLEGSVLHDRNANLDRELIVESRLLQVADDSVVWNERIVRPIADIFEVQSAIAHAVVEKLDVPLSSDEVQALDVRPTENLEAYDVYLRGRQYSASFEEGELALAEQFLNQAIALDPDFALAHAMLSENHSLIFHWRYDKSPQRLAAANAAARRAREIDPDLPEGHRALGFYYYWGQNNYELALSEFIEAARKRPNDSTISASIGLVLRRQGRWQEALDAMQRSLDMRPEDPGYIAAVASTLARMRRYEEAAGYFRKVIDLSPDEIHPYVYLARIVRAGGGPLDEAGSILDSMPDKDPALRGYYRFEQAMYERDWPRALSELARVNNEIHEPIDELISTRALAECECRVFGSPAGSTPSICNNAREYLEHHCDLSPGDPGYHAALGWAYALNGEKENAIQSGIRAVELSPITTDAMAGHSFLIELAKIYAWVDEPYSAVKTLHTALTTPGWISEATLRHDPVWDPIRDDPRFEELLRMHSGGE, from the coding sequence ATGTACAGGGCAATCCGCCTCGCCGCGGCAATCGCGTTGATGGTGGCGCCGGCTTGCGGTCGTCCGCAGCCGGCAGACCAGGTTTTGCCCGCGCAGGATACTGACGTTCCCCGCATTCTGATTATGCCGTTCGCGAACCTGGGCGGACCTGACGATACATATCTCGCCGCCGGTTTGAGCAACGAGATCGCGGACCGATTGGCCTCGGTCAGCGGCCTCGGTTTTGTTTCACGACACAGGACTGGATCCGACGGGGATGCCCTCCGAGCAACCGATGAGATCGGCCGGAATCTCGGTGTGGACTTTCTCCTGGAGGGTTCGGTCCTTCACGACCGAAACGCGAATCTGGACCGGGAGCTCATCGTTGAGTCACGTCTGCTCCAAGTTGCCGACGACAGTGTAGTGTGGAATGAGCGAATCGTCAGGCCGATAGCGGATATCTTCGAAGTTCAGTCGGCTATCGCCCATGCCGTGGTCGAAAAGCTGGACGTGCCATTGAGCTCGGATGAGGTGCAGGCGCTCGACGTGCGACCGACCGAAAACCTCGAAGCCTACGACGTGTACCTTCGCGGCCGCCAGTACAGCGCGAGCTTCGAGGAGGGGGAGCTCGCTCTGGCTGAACAGTTCCTCAATCAGGCAATCGCTCTCGACCCGGATTTCGCCCTCGCCCACGCCATGCTGAGCGAGAATCACAGCCTCATCTTCCACTGGCGCTATGACAAGTCCCCCCAGCGTCTCGCGGCGGCCAATGCGGCGGCGCGCCGGGCTCGCGAGATCGACCCGGATCTGCCAGAGGGACATCGCGCGCTCGGTTTCTACTATTACTGGGGTCAAAACAACTACGAGCTGGCCCTGAGCGAGTTCATCGAAGCCGCCCGGAAGCGTCCGAACGATTCCACCATTTCGGCGAGCATCGGCCTCGTCCTCCGCCGCCAGGGCAGGTGGCAGGAGGCCCTGGACGCAATGCAGAGATCATTGGACATGCGGCCGGAGGATCCGGGCTATATCGCCGCCGTCGCATCCACTCTCGCGCGAATGCGCCGCTACGAGGAGGCGGCCGGATACTTCCGAAAGGTCATCGACCTCTCGCCCGACGAAATACATCCATACGTCTATCTGGCGCGGATCGTTCGGGCCGGCGGCGGCCCCCTTGATGAAGCCGGGTCCATCCTCGATTCGATGCCGGACAAGGACCCCGCGCTCCGTGGCTACTACCGGTTCGAACAGGCGATGTACGAGCGGGACTGGCCCCGCGCGCTGAGCGAACTGGCTCGGGTGAACAATGAAATCCATGAGCCGATCGATGAATTGATCTCCACCCGCGCGCTCGCTGAGTGCGAATGCCGCGTATTCGGTTCGCCTGCCGGCTCGACTCCCTCCATCTGCAATAACGCGCGCGAATATCTCGAACATCATTGTGACCTTTCTCCTGGAGATCCCGGGTACCACGCGGCCCTGGGATGGGCATACGCCTTGAACGGTGAAAAGGAGAACGCCATCCAGTCGGGCATACGAGCCGTTGAGCTGTCACCCATCACCACAGATGCCATGGCGGGCCACAGCTTTCTCATCGAGCTGGCGAAGATCTACGCCTGGGTGGACGAGCCCTATTCCGCGGTCAAGACGCTCCACACCGCGCTCACGACACCCGGATGGATCTCTGAAGCAACCCTTCGGCACGATCCGGTGTGGGATCCAATTCGAGACGATCCGCGCTTCGAGGAGCTGCTACGGATGCACAGCGGAGGGGAATAG